Proteins found in one Acidobacteriota bacterium genomic segment:
- a CDS encoding NADH-quinone oxidoreductase subunit H, whose translation MEAVKVCLYLLVFPGFLFQSVFSTYLEWLDRKLYARMQNRRGPLYTGWAGVLQPVADIVKLFAKEDITPKSADRFMFNLMPAVSLASVCAAGLYLPVWHLTAYNSFEGDLIVVAYLLAIPSFVLFLAGWFSVSPFSLIGASRVLTQLFAYEVPFFLALLTPAVLAGSWKIATIARFPWTSGAPWILAVQVLAFIVAVLALQAKLERVPFDIPEAETEVVGGPLTEYTGKKLAIFRLQKDILMLVGAALIATLFMGGFGGGLIWGTVQLVLKTVVVVALLAVIRAACGRIRIDQIVSFSWKYLAPLSLVQFLIALFLKAKGVV comes from the coding sequence ATGGAAGCAGTCAAGGTTTGCCTGTACCTTCTGGTCTTTCCGGGCTTCTTGTTCCAGTCCGTCTTCTCCACCTACCTGGAGTGGCTGGACCGGAAGCTCTACGCCCGGATGCAGAACCGCCGCGGCCCCCTCTACACGGGGTGGGCGGGGGTGCTCCAGCCCGTGGCGGACATCGTCAAGCTCTTCGCCAAGGAGGACATCACGCCGAAGTCCGCCGACCGGTTCATGTTCAACCTGATGCCGGCGGTCTCCCTGGCCTCGGTCTGCGCCGCGGGGCTCTACCTGCCCGTGTGGCACCTGACGGCCTACAACTCCTTCGAGGGCGACCTGATCGTCGTGGCTTACCTGCTCGCCATCCCCTCCTTCGTCCTCTTCCTCGCGGGGTGGTTCTCGGTGAGCCCCTTCAGCCTCATCGGGGCCTCCCGCGTCCTGACCCAGCTCTTCGCCTACGAGGTGCCCTTCTTCCTGGCCCTCCTGACCCCGGCGGTGCTGGCCGGGAGCTGGAAGATCGCCACCATCGCCCGCTTCCCCTGGACGTCCGGGGCGCCCTGGATCCTCGCGGTCCAGGTCCTCGCCTTCATCGTGGCCGTCCTGGCGCTGCAGGCCAAGCTGGAGCGGGTCCCCTTCGACATCCCCGAGGCGGAAACCGAGGTGGTAGGCGGCCCCCTGACGGAGTACACCGGGAAGAAGCTGGCCATCTTCCGTCTGCAGAAGGATATCCTGATGCTGGTGGGGGCGGCCCTCATCGCGACCCTCTTCATGGGGGGCTTCGGCGGCGGGCTGATCTGGGGCACCGTCCAGCTGGTCCTCAAGACCGTCGTGGTGGTCGCCCTTCTCGCCGTCATCCGCGCTGCCTGCGGACGCATCCGCATCGACCAGATCGTTTCGTTCAGCTGGAAGTACCTGGCGCCCCTGAGCCTGGTGCAGTTTCTCATCGCCCTCTTCCTGAAGGCGAAAGGAGTGGTGTGA
- a CDS encoding NADH-quinone oxidoreductase subunit H, translating into MTHVPLNLLILLAGPVLFVGVVNRVKARWAGRRGAPLLQPLYDIRRLLRKGRVVSPVTTPVFALAPSVNLAALLMAGLMLPLTGGRAVFSFQGDFIVFVYLLGPGKFLTILAALDTGSSFEGMGACREASFSCLVEPAFFLVLGALSAARGAYSFADLLPSPALPGGLLQVALALSLFTFFLMLLTEGCRVPVDDPNTHLELTMIHEVMVLDHSGPDLALIQYAAALKMTVFGCLAGALVIPPAWGPAASAGALAGFLLLTAVAVGVVESLTARLRMDHVPAFVSLMSANGLVVLVILLLGRFGGLS; encoded by the coding sequence ATGACCCACGTGCCGCTCAACCTCCTGATCCTCCTGGCCGGCCCGGTCCTGTTCGTCGGGGTCGTCAACCGGGTGAAGGCGAGGTGGGCCGGCCGCCGCGGGGCGCCGCTGTTGCAGCCCCTGTACGACATCCGCCGGCTCCTGCGGAAGGGGCGGGTGGTCAGCCCCGTCACGACGCCCGTCTTCGCCCTGGCGCCCTCCGTCAACCTGGCGGCGCTGCTCATGGCGGGCCTGATGCTCCCGCTCACCGGCGGAAGGGCCGTGTTCTCCTTCCAGGGGGACTTCATCGTCTTCGTCTACCTGCTGGGGCCGGGCAAATTCCTCACCATCCTCGCCGCGCTGGACACGGGGAGCAGCTTCGAGGGGATGGGCGCCTGCCGGGAGGCCAGTTTCTCCTGCCTGGTGGAGCCGGCGTTCTTCCTGGTCCTCGGGGCCCTCAGCGCTGCGCGCGGGGCGTACTCCTTCGCCGACCTGCTCCCGTCCCCGGCCCTCCCGGGCGGCCTGCTGCAGGTGGCTCTGGCCCTCTCCCTCTTCACCTTCTTCCTGATGCTGCTCACCGAGGGGTGCCGCGTCCCGGTGGACGACCCCAACACCCACCTGGAACTCACCATGATCCACGAGGTGATGGTGCTGGACCACTCGGGGCCGGACCTCGCGCTGATCCAGTACGCTGCCGCCCTGAAGATGACGGTCTTCGGCTGCCTGGCGGGCGCCCTGGTCATCCCCCCGGCGTGGGGGCCCGCGGCCTCGGCCGGCGCCCTGGCCGGCTTCCTCCTCCTGACCGCCGTGGCCGTGGGGGTGGTGGAGTCGCTCACCGCGAGGCTGCGCATGGACCACGTCCCGGCGTTCGTGTCGCTGATGTCCGCCAACGGGTTGGTGGTCCTGGTGATCCTGCTCCTCGGCCGATTCGGAGGCCTCTCATGA
- a CDS encoding 4Fe-4S dicluster domain-containing protein produces the protein MTKVGSMVPELMKNLHTHPVTRMYPFEQPEIPDGFRGTPRFEAPKCIGCKACVRDCTSEAIEIELVKTETPPPESPDAPPPKPVKKFRMILYLDRCTHCARCAEVCPKEAITMDKEFATANFTREALKIVQE, from the coding sequence ATGACCAAAGTTGGCTCCATGGTCCCCGAGCTCATGAAGAACCTTCACACCCACCCGGTGACCCGGATGTATCCCTTCGAGCAGCCCGAAATCCCGGATGGTTTCCGGGGCACCCCGCGGTTCGAGGCGCCCAAGTGCATCGGCTGCAAGGCCTGCGTGCGGGACTGCACTTCCGAGGCCATCGAGATCGAACTGGTGAAGACCGAGACGCCGCCGCCGGAGTCGCCGGACGCGCCGCCCCCCAAACCCGTCAAGAAGTTCCGGATGATCCTCTACCTCGACCGCTGCACCCACTGCGCCCGGTGCGCCGAGGTCTGCCCCAAGGAAGCCATCACCATGGACAAGGAGTTCGCCACGGCCAACTTCACCCGCGAGGCCCTCAAGATCGTCCAGGAATAA
- a CDS encoding nickel-dependent hydrogenase large subunit, translating to MEPETMRIPVGPQHPFLKEPAKFDFDIRGEEIVGARIRLGYNHRGMEKACEERNYYQCLYLLERICGICSHSHTTCFVQAVEEILKVEVPKRGLYLRMLVCELERLHSHLLWLGVAAHEVGFDTLFMLVWRDREVVMAILEEMTGNRVNYAANTIGGVRRDITGEQRKKILDMVEILKKRLDYYANIGTNEPTFIARIKGVGVLTTERARQMCAVGPFARASNVARDVRKDDPYAAYADMDFKLITDDHCDIFGRVLVRVFEMVESIKIIEQLLKNLPEGDIAVKKVPRRVPEGAAVSLYEAPRGEDVHYVRANGTDKPERVKVRAPTMGNLEAAVESVIGSFVADIPIAVASIDPCFSCTDRTTVLLNDLKRGPRLTTWEELRRHGVEWYRKNKGISL from the coding sequence ATGGAACCTGAAACCATGCGAATCCCCGTGGGACCGCAGCACCCGTTCCTCAAGGAACCGGCCAAGTTCGATTTCGACATCCGCGGCGAGGAGATCGTGGGGGCCCGCATCCGGCTGGGGTACAATCACCGGGGGATGGAGAAGGCCTGCGAGGAGCGGAACTATTACCAGTGCTTGTACCTTTTGGAGCGGATCTGCGGCATCTGCTCGCACTCCCACACCACCTGCTTCGTCCAGGCGGTGGAGGAGATCCTCAAGGTCGAGGTCCCGAAGCGGGGCCTTTACCTCCGCATGCTGGTGTGCGAACTGGAGCGCCTGCACAGCCACCTGCTCTGGCTCGGCGTGGCGGCCCACGAGGTGGGCTTCGACACCCTCTTCATGCTGGTCTGGCGCGACCGCGAGGTCGTCATGGCCATCCTGGAGGAAATGACCGGCAACCGGGTGAACTACGCCGCCAACACCATCGGCGGGGTCCGCCGGGACATCACCGGGGAGCAACGCAAAAAAATCCTCGACATGGTGGAAATCCTCAAGAAGCGCCTGGACTACTACGCCAACATCGGGACCAACGAGCCCACCTTCATCGCCCGCATCAAGGGCGTCGGGGTGCTCACCACCGAGCGCGCCCGCCAGATGTGCGCCGTAGGGCCCTTCGCCCGGGCCAGCAACGTGGCCCGCGACGTCCGCAAGGACGACCCCTACGCCGCTTATGCCGACATGGATTTCAAACTCATCACCGACGACCACTGCGACATCTTCGGCCGGGTGCTGGTGCGGGTGTTCGAGATGGTGGAGTCCATCAAGATCATCGAGCAGCTGCTCAAGAACCTTCCCGAGGGCGACATCGCCGTCAAGAAGGTCCCGCGGCGCGTGCCGGAAGGCGCGGCGGTGAGCCTGTACGAAGCCCCTCGGGGCGAGGACGTCCACTACGTCCGTGCCAACGGCACCGACAAACCGGAGCGGGTGAAGGTGCGCGCCCCCACCATGGGGAACCTGGAGGCCGCCGTGGAGTCCGTCATCGGGTCCTTCGTGGCGGACATCCCCATCGCCGTGGCCTCCATCGACCCGTGCTTCTCCTGCACGGACCGGACCACGGTCCTGCTCAACGACCTCAAGCGCGGGCCGCGGCTCACCACCTGGGAGGAACTGCGCCGCCACGGCGTCGAATGGTATCGGAAAAACAAGGGCATCAGCCTGTAA
- a CDS encoding NADH-quinone oxidoreductase subunit C yields MMKWLEIRNQERAPWRDVPVADPADLASDLVEKGDAGHRVVAFFGLREAGGVRLVAVTADDDRSLLHAASAKIPDGGAFPSATPGNPAVHLFEREIFEQFGVRPEGHPWLKPVRYAWDRADRSLEPESYPFFAMAGEEVHEVAVGPVHAGVIEPGHFRFQCTGERVHHLEIQLGYQHRGVETLLEAEPQMRDLQRCLLAESIAGDSAVAHAWACCGLLEALGEARVGDRGAALRAVGLELERAGNHLGDLSALCNDVAYLSGSAIFGALRTLTINSSLALCGSRYGRGLVRPGGVGPDPDGETAARIRRTLAAVAADAALIADVVASSAGVLSRMERTGTVSPETARRIGLVGPAGRASGLPVDVRRSHPVGTYRATALDRVRALGGDVLARAEVRVQEIARSAAMIDAWLGGLPEGSAGCTAIPPAAGAYLAVSMVEGWRGETVHVGITDDAGRIARHKVVDPSFHNWFGLALAVRGCGISDFPLCNKSFNLSYCGFDL; encoded by the coding sequence ATGATGAAATGGTTGGAAATACGAAACCAGGAGCGGGCCCCGTGGCGGGACGTCCCGGTGGCGGACCCCGCGGACCTCGCGTCGGACCTGGTGGAGAAGGGTGACGCGGGCCACCGGGTCGTGGCCTTCTTCGGGCTCCGGGAAGCGGGCGGCGTGCGGTTGGTGGCCGTGACGGCCGACGACGACCGGTCGCTCCTTCACGCGGCGTCGGCGAAGATCCCCGACGGCGGGGCGTTCCCCTCGGCCACGCCCGGGAACCCGGCGGTGCACCTCTTCGAACGGGAAATCTTCGAGCAGTTCGGCGTGCGCCCGGAGGGCCACCCGTGGCTCAAGCCGGTCCGCTACGCGTGGGATCGCGCCGACCGCTCCCTCGAGCCCGAAAGCTACCCCTTCTTCGCCATGGCGGGCGAGGAGGTGCACGAGGTGGCGGTGGGGCCGGTGCACGCCGGCGTCATCGAACCGGGGCACTTCCGCTTCCAGTGCACCGGCGAACGGGTCCACCACCTGGAGATCCAGCTGGGTTATCAGCACCGGGGGGTCGAGACGCTGCTGGAAGCCGAACCGCAAATGCGGGATCTCCAACGGTGCCTCCTGGCCGAGTCCATCGCGGGCGACTCGGCGGTGGCCCACGCCTGGGCCTGTTGCGGCCTGCTGGAGGCCCTCGGGGAAGCCCGGGTCGGCGACCGCGGCGCCGCGCTCCGCGCCGTCGGCCTCGAGTTGGAACGGGCGGGCAACCACCTGGGCGACCTTTCCGCCCTCTGCAACGACGTGGCCTACCTGTCGGGGAGCGCCATCTTCGGGGCCCTGCGCACCCTGACCATCAACTCGAGCCTGGCCCTGTGCGGCAGCCGCTACGGGCGGGGGCTCGTCCGTCCCGGCGGCGTGGGGCCCGACCCCGACGGGGAAACCGCGGCGAGGATTCGCCGCACCCTCGCGGCCGTGGCTGCAGACGCCGCCCTGATCGCCGACGTGGTCGCCTCCTCGGCGGGGGTCCTCTCCCGGATGGAGCGGACCGGGACCGTCAGCCCCGAAACCGCCCGGCGCATCGGCTTGGTGGGCCCGGCGGGGCGGGCCTCGGGGTTGCCGGTGGACGTGCGCCGGAGCCACCCCGTGGGCACGTACCGCGCGACGGCCCTGGACCGGGTCCGGGCCCTGGGCGGGGACGTTCTGGCGCGGGCGGAGGTCCGCGTGCAGGAGATCGCCCGGTCGGCGGCGATGATCGACGCGTGGCTGGGCGGCCTTCCGGAAGGCTCGGCGGGGTGCACGGCGATCCCGCCGGCGGCCGGGGCGTACCTCGCGGTGTCCATGGTGGAAGGGTGGCGGGGCGAGACCGTCCACGTGGGGATCACCGACGACGCCGGCCGGATCGCCCGGCACAAGGTGGTGGACCCGTCCTTCCACAACTGGTTCGGCCTGGCCCTGGCGGTGCGGGGGTGCGGCATCTCCGACTTCCCCCTCTGCAACAAGAGCTTCAACCTCTCTTACTGCGGGTTCGATTTATGA
- a CDS encoding oxidoreductase, whose translation MHIYLAGVAIVVAGGALSLLAPSRRRMAVTALGAALGGALQLYAAVRVLAGIDVPGVLLRLSPPLGAVRLHLDPLAAFFTAVFALGGIWGTLYGVGYLRPGPGAEPGPKAHGLFLSLLLASMSLLTVIQHAVAFFAVWEIMSLASFFLVTYEDERPETVSAGLYYLAAMQAGALCLATALAGTALRAGSADFADFGRAMGHGDAFTVTFFFLFLAGFGTKAGFVPLHTWLPRAHPAAPSHVSGMMSGIMIKTGIFGLLRVVLWMDRPPAALGYVVLAVGAVSALAGVAHAIAQHDLKRLLAYHSVENIGIIGLGLGAGMLGLAFDSPTLAALGFAGGLLHVLNHSLFKGLLFYGAGAVYRATHTRDLEKLGGLAKRMRVTGALFLVGCAAICGLPPFNGFVSEFLVYLGLLSGAARGPFTLSFALVLSTACLAMVGVMAVLCFTKVYGVVFQGMPRTPEADHAREVSLLMRVPMAVLAALCLGVGLFPQYALRAVEQPVRLLARLDPGAPLPGLKGMTTVSTVMLAFVGLAAAVLLLRALLVARGPHAEARTWDCGYRAGNPRMQYTASSFAGAFLDLARPFVRVRRHEKAPEGLFPKAARFETHPADTVEDLAVNPALRGIDRLAGAFAWIQSGSTQRYLLYGILFLIVALVATSGGRP comes from the coding sequence ATGCACATCTATCTCGCGGGCGTGGCCATCGTGGTGGCGGGGGGCGCCCTTTCCCTGCTGGCGCCGTCCCGGCGGCGGATGGCGGTGACGGCTTTGGGGGCGGCCCTGGGCGGCGCCCTGCAGCTGTACGCCGCGGTCCGGGTCCTGGCCGGAATCGACGTGCCGGGGGTGCTCCTGCGCTTGTCGCCCCCCCTGGGCGCCGTCCGGTTGCACCTGGACCCCCTGGCGGCCTTCTTCACGGCCGTCTTCGCCCTGGGCGGAATCTGGGGGACCCTCTACGGCGTCGGCTATCTCCGGCCCGGCCCCGGCGCCGAACCGGGGCCGAAAGCCCACGGGCTCTTTCTCTCGCTGCTCCTGGCCTCCATGTCGCTGCTGACGGTCATCCAGCACGCGGTGGCCTTCTTCGCTGTCTGGGAGATCATGTCGCTGGCCTCCTTCTTCCTGGTGACCTACGAGGACGAGCGCCCCGAGACCGTCTCCGCGGGGCTCTACTACCTGGCGGCCATGCAGGCCGGGGCCCTGTGCCTGGCGACGGCCCTGGCGGGAACGGCCCTGCGCGCCGGCTCCGCCGACTTCGCCGACTTCGGGCGGGCGATGGGTCACGGGGACGCCTTCACCGTCACGTTCTTCTTCCTCTTCCTGGCGGGCTTCGGCACCAAGGCGGGCTTCGTCCCCCTGCACACCTGGCTGCCCCGGGCGCACCCGGCGGCCCCGTCCCACGTGTCGGGGATGATGTCGGGCATCATGATCAAGACCGGCATCTTCGGCCTGCTGCGGGTCGTCCTCTGGATGGACCGCCCGCCCGCCGCCCTGGGGTACGTGGTGCTGGCGGTGGGCGCCGTCTCCGCCCTGGCGGGGGTGGCCCACGCCATCGCCCAGCACGACCTGAAGCGGCTCCTGGCCTACCACAGCGTGGAGAACATCGGGATCATCGGCCTCGGGCTGGGCGCCGGGATGCTGGGCCTCGCCTTCGACAGCCCGACCCTGGCGGCCCTCGGCTTCGCCGGCGGACTCCTCCACGTGCTCAACCACTCCCTGTTCAAGGGCCTGCTCTTCTACGGCGCCGGCGCCGTCTACCGGGCGACGCACACCCGCGACCTGGAAAAGCTCGGCGGCCTCGCCAAGCGGATGCGCGTCACCGGGGCCCTGTTCCTCGTCGGTTGCGCCGCCATCTGCGGGCTGCCCCCCTTCAACGGCTTCGTCAGCGAGTTCCTGGTCTACCTGGGGCTCCTCTCCGGCGCCGCCCGCGGGCCGTTCACCCTCTCCTTCGCCCTGGTCCTCTCCACGGCCTGCCTGGCCATGGTGGGGGTCATGGCGGTCCTGTGCTTCACCAAGGTCTACGGCGTGGTGTTCCAGGGGATGCCCCGGACCCCCGAGGCCGATCACGCCCGGGAGGTCTCCCTCCTGATGCGCGTCCCCATGGCGGTGCTGGCGGCGCTCTGCCTGGGCGTGGGGCTCTTCCCGCAGTACGCGCTGCGGGCGGTGGAGCAGCCCGTCCGCCTCCTGGCGCGGCTGGACCCCGGCGCTCCACTCCCCGGCCTGAAGGGGATGACGACGGTGTCGACGGTGATGCTGGCCTTCGTCGGCCTGGCGGCGGCGGTTCTGCTCCTGCGGGCGCTGCTCGTGGCCCGCGGGCCCCACGCCGAGGCCCGGACCTGGGACTGCGGCTACCGGGCGGGGAACCCCCGCATGCAGTACACCGCCTCCTCTTTCGCGGGCGCCTTCCTGGACCTCGCCCGGCCGTTCGTGCGGGTGAGGCGCCACGAGAAAGCGCCCGAGGGGCTGTTCCCGAAGGCGGCCCGTTTCGAGACACACCCGGCGGACACGGTGGAGGACCTGGCGGTCAACCCGGCCCTGCGGGGGATCGACCGGCTGGCCGGCGCTTTCGCTTGGATCCAGAGCGGGAGCACCCAGCGGTACCTCCTCTACGGGATCCTCTTCCTCATTGTCGCCCTGGTGGCGACCAGCGGAGGCCGGCCATGA